From the Sphingomonas suaedae genome, one window contains:
- a CDS encoding precorrin-2 dehydrogenase/sirohydrochlorin ferrochelatase family protein: protein MKRSGLPVFLRLDGRPVILVGDGAMAEAKRRLLERAGAVLVGEDGNASVALIACDDPEPVVARLKARGMLLNVADRPDLCDFTLPAIIERDPVTIAIGTGGASAGLAAALRQRIEPLIPAGLGALADALAQAREAIRARWPDGGARRRALGAALAGPLDPLREQDSGAVARWLADAEAPEDRIETIVLTSPDPDDLTLRQARLLAQADRLSHRAEIPAAILDRARADAERIVCDTPPVGLPGLTVDLSPAP, encoded by the coding sequence GTGAAACGCTCCGGCCTGCCCGTCTTTTTGCGGCTGGACGGGCGGCCGGTGATTCTGGTGGGCGACGGCGCGATGGCCGAGGCCAAGCGCCGCTTGCTCGAACGCGCGGGGGCGGTCCTCGTCGGCGAGGACGGGAACGCGTCCGTCGCCCTGATCGCGTGCGACGATCCCGAGCCTGTGGTGGCGCGACTCAAGGCGCGCGGGATGCTACTCAATGTCGCCGACCGTCCCGATCTGTGCGACTTCACGCTGCCCGCAATTATCGAGCGCGATCCGGTGACGATCGCGATCGGCACCGGCGGCGCCTCGGCAGGGCTGGCAGCGGCGCTGCGCCAGCGGATCGAGCCCCTGATTCCCGCCGGCCTTGGCGCACTCGCGGATGCGTTGGCCCAGGCGCGCGAGGCGATCCGCGCGCGCTGGCCCGATGGCGGCGCGCGGCGACGAGCGCTCGGCGCCGCGCTGGCCGGACCGCTCGATCCGCTGAGGGAACAGGACAGCGGCGCGGTCGCGCGCTGGCTGGCCGATGCCGAGGCGCCCGAAGACCGGATCGAGACGATCGTCCTGACTTCGCCCGACCCCGATGACCTGACGCTGCGCCAGGCCCGCCTGCTCGCCCAGGCCGACCGGCTGAGCCATCGCGCCGAAATCCCCGCCGCGATCCTGGACCGTGCTCGTGCCGATGCCGAACGGATCGTCTGCGACACACCGCCGGTCGGCTTGCCCGGCCTCACCGTCGATCTCTCCCCCGCCCCATGA
- a CDS encoding NADPH-dependent FMN reductase, translating to MMSKPHIVALGGTSRPESATGRALARCLAIADEAGARTTLLTGEAINFPPYELCDPAPQGNIAQFVEVLRSADAVIIGSPGYHGTLSGLVKNALDHVELLRGDDRAYFDRMPVGMVATAGGWQAAVSTMGALRTVVHALRGWPTPLGVAINMGADGDPLADAESQLRMMVGQILWFLER from the coding sequence ATGATGAGCAAGCCGCACATTGTCGCGCTTGGCGGAACGTCCCGCCCCGAATCGGCCACCGGCCGCGCGCTCGCCCGCTGCCTCGCCATTGCGGACGAGGCGGGCGCGCGCACGACATTGTTGACCGGGGAGGCGATCAACTTCCCGCCCTATGAACTGTGCGATCCGGCTCCCCAGGGAAATATCGCCCAGTTCGTGGAAGTGCTGCGCAGCGCCGACGCGGTAATCATCGGGTCGCCCGGCTATCACGGCACGCTGTCGGGACTGGTCAAGAATGCGCTCGACCATGTCGAGCTGCTGCGCGGCGACGATCGCGCTTATTTCGACCGGATGCCGGTCGGAATGGTCGCGACCGCAGGTGGGTGGCAGGCGGCGGTTTCGACCATGGGAGCGCTGCGCACCGTGGTCCACGCCCTGCGCGGCTGGCCGACCCCGCTGGGGGTTGCGATCAACATGGGCGCCGATGGTGATCCGCTGGCGGATGCGGAGTCCCAGCTGCGCATGATGGTCGGACAGATTCTGTGGTTCCTTGAACGCTGA
- the folK gene encoding 2-amino-4-hydroxy-6-hydroxymethyldihydropteridine diphosphokinase, translating into MTASTPLHFYAIALGSNRRGRHGSPRREVMAAMNAIGGALAVSPVIETPPLGPSRRRFANAAMLIESTETPPQLLARLKGLERAFGRRRGRRWDARVIDLDIILWSGGAWSSPGLIVPHPQFRTRAFVLRPLRAIVPRWRDPLTGRTIRQLVALAG; encoded by the coding sequence GTGACCGCCTCAACCCCGCTGCACTTCTATGCGATCGCGTTGGGATCGAACCGGCGGGGGCGACACGGGTCGCCACGGCGCGAGGTGATGGCCGCGATGAACGCGATCGGCGGCGCGCTTGCCGTATCGCCGGTGATCGAGACGCCGCCGCTCGGCCCCTCGCGCCGCCGCTTCGCCAATGCCGCGATGCTGATCGAAAGCACAGAGACGCCACCGCAATTGCTCGCGCGACTCAAGGGACTTGAGCGCGCGTTCGGACGGCGACGGGGGCGGCGCTGGGACGCGCGGGTGATTGATCTCGATATCATCCTGTGGTCCGGCGGTGCGTGGAGCAGCCCCGGTCTCATCGTCCCGCATCCACAGTTTCGCACCCGCGCCTTCGTGCTCCGTCCGTTGCGCGCGATCGTGCCACGCTGGCGCGATCCACTGACCGGGCGCACGATCCGCCAGTTGGTGGCGCTGGCCGGTTGA
- a CDS encoding NAD(P)(+) transhydrogenase (Re/Si-specific) subunit beta, with product MHEAIPLNPWVALAYLIAGVCFIVALRGLSSPATSRRGNRFGMAGMLIAVVTTLVTHEIASLPEILGAIAVGGIVGFVIARKIAMTDMPQLVAGFHSLVGLAAVLVGVAAFLNPSAFGIIFPAGSPNAGLILPVSRIELGLGVAIGAITFSGSVIAFLKLNGNMGGAPILLPGRHVINLGTLAAILGLIAFYTAQVDAPSWVFWVVLALSFLIGFLLIIPIGGADMPVVVSMLNSYSGWAAAAMGFTLGNTAMIITGALVGSSGAILSYIMCRAMNRSFISVIAGGFGGDSGGGAAAAKTDRPWKRGSAEDAAFLMSQAEQVIIVPGYGMAVAQAQHVLREMGDKLKEHGVRVKYAIHPVAGRMPGHMNVLLAEAQVPYDEVFELEDINSEFSQTDIAFIIGANDVVNPAAKTDRSSPIYGMPVFDVNKAKTVLFIKRSMGGVGYAGVDNDVFYQDNTMMLLADAKKMVEEIVKSLD from the coding sequence ATGCACGAGGCCATTCCGCTCAACCCCTGGGTCGCGCTCGCCTATCTGATCGCGGGCGTGTGTTTCATCGTCGCGCTGCGCGGCCTGTCCTCGCCCGCGACCAGCCGTCGCGGCAACCGCTTTGGCATGGCGGGGATGCTGATCGCGGTGGTGACGACGCTGGTGACGCACGAGATCGCGTCACTGCCCGAGATTCTCGGCGCGATCGCGGTCGGCGGGATCGTCGGCTTCGTCATCGCGCGCAAGATCGCCATGACCGACATGCCGCAGCTGGTCGCGGGCTTTCACAGTCTGGTCGGTCTGGCGGCAGTGCTGGTCGGCGTCGCCGCGTTTCTCAACCCCTCGGCGTTCGGGATCATCTTTCCCGCAGGATCGCCGAACGCCGGCCTGATCCTGCCGGTCAGCCGGATCGAGCTCGGCCTTGGCGTCGCGATCGGCGCGATCACCTTTTCGGGTTCGGTCATCGCCTTCCTGAAGCTCAACGGGAACATGGGCGGCGCGCCGATCCTGCTTCCGGGACGGCATGTCATCAATCTCGGCACGCTCGCCGCGATCCTGGGCCTCATCGCTTTCTATACCGCGCAGGTCGATGCGCCGTCCTGGGTGTTCTGGGTGGTCCTCGCGCTCAGCTTCCTGATCGGCTTCCTGCTGATCATCCCGATCGGCGGCGCGGACATGCCGGTCGTGGTGTCGATGCTCAACAGCTATTCGGGCTGGGCGGCGGCGGCGATGGGCTTCACGCTCGGCAACACCGCGATGATCATCACCGGCGCTCTGGTCGGATCGTCGGGCGCGATCCTGTCCTACATCATGTGCCGCGCGATGAACCGCAGCTTCATCAGCGTGATCGCGGGCGGTTTCGGCGGCGACAGCGGCGGTGGCGCGGCGGCGGCAAAGACCGACCGGCCGTGGAAGCGCGGCAGCGCGGAAGACGCCGCCTTCCTGATGAGCCAGGCCGAACAGGTCATCATTGTCCCCGGATATGGCATGGCAGTCGCGCAGGCACAGCATGTGCTGCGCGAGATGGGCGACAAGCTCAAGGAACATGGCGTGCGCGTGAAATATGCGATTCACCCGGTCGCGGGGCGTATGCCGGGGCATATGAACGTGCTGCTGGCCGAAGCGCAGGTCCCCTATGACGAGGTGTTCGAGCTGGAGGACATCAACAGCGAGTTCAGCCAGACCGACATCGCCTTCATCATCGGCGCGAACGACGTGGTGAACCCTGCGGCGAAGACCGACAGGAGCTCGCCCATTTACGGGATGCCGGTATTCGACGTGAACAAGGCCAAGACGGTGCTGTTCATCAAGCGCAGCATGGGCGGCGTCGGCTATGCGGGCGTCGACAACGACGTCTTCTATCAGGACAATACGATGATGCTGCTCGCCGACGCGAAGAAGATGGTCGAGGAAATCGTCAAGTCGCTCGATTGA
- the argH gene encoding argininosuccinate lyase, protein MWGGRFSEGPSSVMREINASIPFDKRMWRQDIAGSKAHVAMLGQQGIVSAEDAATISAGLDAVAADYARDGVPEDLALEDIHMLTESRLAEKIGPVAGRLHTARSRNDQVATDFRLWVRDATDQVLAALAALQDALLARAEEHADSVMPGFTHLQSAQPVTLGHHLMAYVEMIARDLSRFTDNRARGNLCPLGSAALAGTGFPLDREMTASALGFDGPTRNSLDAVSDRDFALDYLMAAAQCSLHLSRLAEEFVIWASQPFGFVKLSDQWSTGSSIMPQKRNPDAAELVRGHSGRIVGCLTALMITMKGLPLAYSKDMQDDKPPVFEAHDLLALSIAAMTGMVESAAFRTDRMRGLAESGFSTATDLADWLVREAGIPFREAHHITGRAVAAAEAKGVRLDQLDLAELQAIDQRIDARIFGVLSVDASVASRTSFGGTAPSRVRQAIAAARAARGE, encoded by the coding sequence ATGTGGGGCGGGCGCTTTTCCGAAGGCCCGTCGTCGGTGATGCGTGAGATTAACGCATCGATCCCGTTCGACAAGCGAATGTGGCGTCAGGACATCGCCGGATCGAAAGCGCATGTCGCGATGCTGGGGCAGCAGGGTATCGTTTCGGCGGAGGACGCCGCGACGATTTCCGCCGGTCTGGATGCGGTCGCCGCCGATTATGCACGCGACGGGGTGCCCGAGGATCTGGCGCTCGAAGACATTCATATGCTGACCGAATCGCGGCTGGCCGAGAAGATCGGACCGGTGGCGGGGCGGCTGCACACCGCGCGCAGCCGCAACGATCAGGTCGCCACCGATTTCCGGCTATGGGTACGTGACGCGACCGATCAGGTACTCGCCGCGCTCGCCGCGCTGCAGGACGCGCTGCTGGCGCGGGCGGAGGAACATGCCGACAGCGTGATGCCGGGCTTCACCCATCTGCAAAGCGCGCAGCCGGTGACGTTGGGGCATCACCTGATGGCCTATGTCGAGATGATCGCGCGCGACCTCAGCCGCTTCACCGACAATCGCGCGCGGGGCAATCTCTGCCCGCTGGGCTCGGCGGCGCTGGCGGGGACGGGGTTTCCGCTCGACCGGGAGATGACGGCGAGCGCGCTGGGCTTTGACGGGCCGACCCGCAACTCGCTCGATGCCGTGAGCGACCGCGACTTCGCGCTCGATTATCTGATGGCGGCGGCGCAATGTTCGTTGCATCTCAGCCGCCTTGCCGAAGAGTTCGTGATCTGGGCGAGCCAGCCGTTCGGGTTCGTGAAGCTCAGCGACCAGTGGTCGACGGGCAGCTCGATCATGCCGCAAAAGCGCAATCCCGACGCGGCGGAGCTGGTGCGCGGGCATAGCGGGCGCATCGTCGGCTGCCTCACCGCGCTGATGATCACGATGAAGGGCCTCCCGCTCGCCTATTCGAAGGACATGCAGGACGACAAGCCGCCGGTGTTCGAGGCGCACGACCTGCTGGCGCTGTCGATCGCGGCGATGACCGGGATGGTCGAGAGTGCAGCGTTCCGGACCGACCGGATGCGGGGCCTTGCCGAAAGTGGCTTCTCGACCGCGACCGATCTGGCCGATTGGCTGGTGCGCGAAGCGGGCATCCCGTTCCGCGAGGCACATCACATCACCGGCCGCGCGGTCGCGGCGGCGGAGGCGAAGGGCGTTCGGCTCGACCAGCTCGACCTTGCCGAGTTGCAGGCGATCGACCAGCGTATCGACGCGCGGATTTTCGGCGTATTGAGCGTCGATGCTTCGGTGGCGAGCCGCACCAGTTTTGGCGGCACCGCGCCGAGCCGGGTGCGCCAGGCGATCGCTGCGGCGCGCGCGGCAAGAGGAGAATAA
- a CDS encoding zinc transporter ZntB, whose amino-acid sequence MSGFAYQVAEGATRRLDPHEAVCAQGGFVWIHLTSRDEEVQDWLRDNAGLDHFTIDALTALETRPRCEQIDGAAVLNLRGMTHAAMASSDPLASIRLRADGARVISVTRLPLDALDAAREAIEAGQISDAGDLIATLAGAITEQLDPEVAQLGDSLDDCEEQLDPRMAFDLRRNVNHVRRQAIGYRRFLYPQRVALEKLAGLAVAWLSDEDRLHIGAAADRAARMAEELESIRERAALIHETLTDLRAEVIDQRSLLIAVVAMVFLPLTFITGLFGMNVDGIPYAHHAGSFWAITGFSLAIAVGVGLWFVRRHWFR is encoded by the coding sequence ATGAGCGGCTTTGCCTATCAGGTCGCGGAGGGCGCCACCCGACGCCTCGACCCGCACGAAGCGGTTTGCGCGCAGGGCGGGTTCGTGTGGATTCACCTTACCTCACGCGACGAGGAGGTGCAGGACTGGCTGCGCGACAATGCGGGGCTGGATCATTTCACGATCGACGCGCTCACTGCGCTGGAAACCCGGCCGCGCTGCGAGCAGATCGATGGCGCGGCGGTGCTCAACCTGCGCGGCATGACGCACGCGGCGATGGCGAGCAGCGATCCGCTCGCCTCGATCCGGCTGCGCGCGGATGGGGCGCGGGTGATTTCGGTGACGCGGCTGCCGCTCGATGCGCTGGATGCGGCGCGCGAAGCGATCGAGGCGGGGCAGATCAGCGATGCGGGAGATCTGATCGCCACGCTTGCCGGGGCGATCACCGAACAGCTCGATCCCGAGGTCGCACAGCTTGGCGATTCGCTCGACGATTGCGAGGAGCAGCTCGATCCACGCATGGCGTTCGACCTGCGCCGCAACGTCAATCATGTCCGACGCCAGGCGATCGGCTATCGCCGCTTCCTGTATCCCCAGCGGGTGGCGCTGGAAAAGCTGGCGGGACTGGCGGTGGCATGGCTGAGCGACGAGGACCGGCTGCATATCGGTGCTGCGGCGGATCGCGCGGCGCGGATGGCCGAGGAACTGGAGAGCATCCGCGAGCGCGCGGCGCTGATCCACGAAACGCTGACCGATTTGCGCGCGGAAGTCATCGACCAGCGGTCGCTGCTGATCGCGGTGGTGGCGATGGTGTTTCTGCCGCTGACCTTCATCACCGGCCTGTTCGGGATGAATGTCGATGGCATTCCCTATGCCCATCATGCGGGTTCATTCTGGGCGATCACCGGGTTCAGCCTGGCGATTGCGGTGGGCGTCGGCCTGTGGTTCGTCAGGCGCCACTGGTTCCGCTGA
- a CDS encoding response regulator: MDDSRTNLHVIGARLGAMGYMVVLADNGREALDLITGRGFDLILLDMVMPGMSGLDVLAEIRAAPDTADLPVIMITALSDPRGAVDALAVGADDHVAKPFDFDVLGARIDRTLGRAGRIAELKRAVASLDARIAARAIELGEARSELAVTRADRARLVSSIQSLNAQVEALSGTSGA; this comes from the coding sequence GTGGACGATAGCCGTACCAACCTGCACGTCATCGGCGCGCGGCTCGGCGCGATGGGTTATATGGTCGTGCTCGCCGACAACGGGCGTGAGGCGCTGGACCTGATCACGGGACGCGGCTTTGACCTCATCCTGCTCGATATGGTGATGCCGGGGATGAGCGGTCTGGATGTGCTGGCGGAGATACGCGCCGCGCCCGATACCGCCGATCTTCCCGTCATCATGATTACCGCGCTCAGTGATCCGCGCGGCGCGGTCGACGCGCTCGCGGTCGGCGCAGACGACCATGTCGCCAAGCCGTTCGATTTCGACGTGCTGGGCGCGCGAATCGACCGTACGCTCGGTCGCGCCGGTCGCATCGCCGAATTGAAGCGCGCGGTCGCATCGCTCGATGCGCGGATCGCGGCGCGCGCGATCGAACTGGGGGAAGCGCGCAGCGAACTGGCCGTTACCCGCGCCGATCGCGCCAGGCTGGTCAGCTCGATCCAGTCGCTCAATGCGCAGGTCGAGGCGCTCAGCGGAACCAGTGGCGCCTGA
- a CDS encoding NAD(P) transhydrogenase subunit alpha produces MKIAVLKETAAGERRVSATPETVKKFVALGAAVAVESGAGDTASLDDAAFEGAGATIGSRADVLADADIILGVQGPDPASLTGIKSGAWLAAGLNPFGERARVDAYAALGVEALAMEFMPRITRAQSMDILSSQSNLAGYKAVLDAASEYGRVFPMMMTAAGTVSAAKVFVMGVGVAGLQAIATARRLGAQVSATDVRSATKEQIQSLGAKPIFVENVAGIEGEGSGGYATEMSDEYKAAQAELVSSHIAKQDIVITTALIPGRPAPRLISDAQIASMRPGSVIVDLAVESGGNVEGAVAGEIVEKHGVKIVGHRNVTSRLSSDASALFARNLYNFLSAFWDKEAGKPVLDEEIGDAIRLTQGGKVMNARLLS; encoded by the coding sequence GTGAAGATCGCGGTCCTCAAGGAGACTGCCGCCGGTGAACGGCGCGTCTCCGCGACGCCGGAAACGGTCAAGAAATTCGTCGCGCTCGGCGCCGCAGTCGCGGTCGAGAGCGGGGCGGGTGACACCGCTTCCCTGGACGACGCGGCGTTCGAGGGCGCAGGCGCGACCATCGGCTCGCGCGCCGATGTGCTGGCGGATGCGGATATCATCCTCGGGGTACAGGGTCCCGATCCGGCAAGCCTGACCGGCATCAAGTCCGGCGCCTGGCTGGCAGCGGGGCTCAACCCCTTTGGCGAGCGTGCGCGGGTCGACGCCTATGCCGCGCTCGGCGTTGAGGCGCTGGCGATGGAATTCATGCCGCGCATCACCCGTGCGCAGTCGATGGATATCCTCTCCTCCCAGTCGAACCTGGCGGGGTATAAGGCGGTGCTCGACGCCGCGTCCGAATATGGCCGCGTCTTCCCGATGATGATGACTGCGGCTGGGACCGTCTCTGCCGCCAAGGTCTTTGTCATGGGCGTCGGCGTCGCGGGGCTTCAGGCCATCGCCACCGCCCGCCGCCTCGGCGCGCAGGTCTCCGCGACCGATGTGCGCAGCGCAACCAAGGAGCAGATCCAGTCACTCGGCGCCAAGCCGATCTTCGTCGAGAATGTCGCCGGGATCGAGGGTGAAGGTTCGGGCGGCTACGCGACCGAGATGAGCGACGAATATAAGGCCGCCCAGGCTGAGTTGGTCAGTTCGCATATCGCCAAGCAGGACATCGTCATCACCACCGCACTGATCCCCGGCCGCCCCGCGCCGCGCCTGATCAGCGACGCGCAGATCGCGTCGATGCGGCCCGGCAGCGTCATCGTCGACCTCGCGGTCGAAAGCGGCGGCAATGTCGAGGGCGCGGTCGCGGGCGAGATCGTCGAGAAGCACGGCGTCAAGATCGTGGGCCACCGCAACGTGACCTCCCGGCTGTCGTCCGATGCGTCGGCGCTGTTCGCGCGCAACCTCTACAACTTCCTTTCGGCCTTCTGGGACAAGGAAGCGGGCAAGCCCGTGCTGGACGAGGAAATCGGCGACGCGATCCGCCTGACGCAGGGCGGCAAGGTGATGAACGCGAGGCTGTTGTCTTGA
- the lysA gene encoding diaminopimelate decarboxylase: MDHFNRRNGVLHAEDVPISAIAEAVGTPVYVYSTATLERHAQVLKAALADLPRVHIAFAIKANPNLAVLGVLAKQGYGADVVSGGELKRALAAGMKPEDIVFSGVGKTRAELQLGLDEGIGQFNLELEEEGEVLADLAHAQGKSAPAVLRVNPDVDAGTHAKISTGKAENKFGVAIDRAPAIFDRLAKRPGMNLRGVAIHIGSQLKTLAPLEAAYTRVGELVAQLRAAGHAITHVDLGGGLGVPYEPDDQVSSAEDFGAMVRRVTADWDVTLMFEPGRFICGNAGLLVTEVIWVKPAAGHPYVIVDAAMNDLARPALYDAYHAFEAVAPTGEKFVANIAGPVCETGDTFAMGREIDVVKSGDLGVFRTAGAYGATMASTYNSRALVPEVLVSGDRFAVVADRIQPETIMGAERVPEWVR; the protein is encoded by the coding sequence ATGGACCATTTCAATCGCAGGAACGGCGTGCTTCACGCCGAAGACGTGCCGATTTCCGCTATTGCGGAAGCTGTCGGCACGCCCGTCTACGTCTATTCGACCGCGACGCTCGAACGCCACGCACAGGTGCTCAAGGCCGCGCTGGCTGATCTGCCACGCGTGCACATCGCCTTTGCGATCAAGGCCAATCCGAACCTCGCTGTCCTCGGCGTGCTGGCCAAACAAGGCTATGGCGCCGATGTCGTGTCGGGCGGCGAACTCAAGCGCGCGCTGGCGGCGGGGATGAAGCCCGAGGACATCGTCTTTTCCGGCGTGGGCAAGACGCGCGCCGAGCTTCAGCTCGGGCTGGACGAGGGGATCGGCCAGTTCAACCTGGAGCTGGAAGAGGAGGGCGAAGTGCTCGCCGACCTCGCCCACGCACAAGGGAAGTCGGCTCCGGCGGTACTGCGCGTCAATCCTGATGTGGATGCCGGCACCCATGCCAAGATTTCGACCGGCAAGGCGGAAAACAAGTTCGGCGTCGCGATCGACCGCGCACCCGCGATCTTCGATCGGCTCGCCAAGCGGCCTGGAATGAACCTGCGCGGCGTGGCGATCCATATCGGCAGCCAGCTCAAGACGCTCGCCCCGCTCGAAGCCGCGTACACGCGCGTCGGCGAGCTGGTCGCGCAGCTGCGCGCCGCCGGGCACGCGATCACCCATGTCGATCTCGGCGGCGGGCTCGGCGTTCCCTATGAGCCGGACGACCAGGTCTCGAGCGCCGAGGACTTCGGTGCGATGGTCAGGCGCGTCACCGCCGACTGGGACGTGACGCTGATGTTCGAGCCGGGGCGCTTCATCTGCGGCAATGCCGGGCTGCTCGTCACCGAAGTGATCTGGGTCAAGCCCGCAGCGGGCCATCCCTATGTCATTGTCGATGCGGCGATGAACGACCTCGCCCGCCCGGCGCTCTACGACGCCTATCACGCGTTCGAGGCGGTCGCGCCGACCGGCGAGAAGTTCGTCGCCAACATCGCAGGCCCTGTGTGCGAAACCGGCGATACCTTCGCGATGGGGCGCGAGATCGATGTCGTGAAATCGGGCGACCTCGGTGTGTTCCGCACTGCAGGCGCCTATGGCGCGACCATGGCGTCGACCTACAACAGCCGCGCGCTGGTGCCCGAGGTGCTGGTGTCGGGCGACAGGTTCGCGGTGGTTGCGGACCGCATCCAGCCCGAAACGATCATGGGGGCCGAGCGCGTCCCCGAGTGGGTGCGGTGA
- a CDS encoding uracil-DNA glycosylase — protein MIPPSPLPQTEPPHDCPRCPRLVALREGLRADYPDWWNAPVPAFGDPDAWLGIIGLAPGKHGANRTGRPFTGDYAGDLMFATLAKFGFTSGTYANRADDGFRLHGTIIVNSVKCLPPENKPTPEEVRTCRPFAEAQVDQLTNARIFVALGQIAHQSAVKILGGKLPKCRFGHLAEHHMPDGRVLIDSYHCSRYNQNTGRLTAEMFEAVFARALELRGRV, from the coding sequence ATGATCCCGCCAAGCCCGCTTCCGCAGACCGAGCCACCGCACGATTGCCCGCGCTGCCCGCGCCTGGTTGCGTTGCGGGAGGGGCTGCGAGCGGACTATCCCGACTGGTGGAACGCCCCGGTCCCGGCGTTCGGCGATCCCGACGCATGGCTGGGCATCATCGGCCTTGCACCGGGCAAGCATGGCGCGAACCGCACCGGGCGTCCGTTCACCGGAGACTATGCTGGGGATCTGATGTTTGCCACGCTGGCGAAGTTCGGCTTCACGAGCGGCACCTACGCAAACCGCGCCGATGATGGGTTTCGGCTTCACGGCACGATCATCGTCAATTCGGTCAAATGCCTGCCGCCGGAAAACAAGCCGACACCCGAAGAGGTGCGGACCTGCCGCCCTTTCGCAGAAGCGCAGGTCGACCAGCTTACCAATGCCCGCATCTTCGTGGCGCTGGGTCAGATTGCCCACCAAAGCGCGGTCAAGATCTTGGGCGGCAAGCTGCCCAAATGCCGCTTCGGCCACCTCGCCGAACATCATATGCCCGACGGGCGCGTGCTGATCGATAGCTATCACTGCTCGCGCTACAACCAGAATACCGGGCGACTGACGGCGGAGATGTTCGAGGCGGTGTTCGCGCGGGCGTTGGAGCTGCGCGGGAGGGTGTAA
- a CDS encoding NAD(P) transhydrogenase subunit alpha, producing the protein MDFISILSIFVLACFVGYYVVWSVTPALHTPLMAVTNAISSVIIVGALIASAAAGSPTAKWLGLVAVALASVNIFGGFAVTERMLAMYKKKG; encoded by the coding sequence ATGGACTTCATCTCGATCCTGTCGATCTTCGTGCTGGCGTGTTTCGTCGGCTATTATGTCGTGTGGTCGGTGACTCCGGCGCTGCATACGCCGCTGATGGCGGTGACCAATGCGATTTCCAGCGTCATCATCGTCGGCGCGCTGATCGCGTCGGCCGCTGCCGGCAGCCCGACTGCGAAGTGGCTGGGGCTGGTCGCGGTGGCGCTCGCCAGCGTCAACATTTTCGGCGGGTTCGCCGTGACCGAGCGGATGCTCGCCATGTACAAGAAGAAGGGCTGA
- a CDS encoding TlpA family protein disulfide reductase — translation MRSTIALLLITGLGIAGCDKPKAPDPQATATVAAESTAGAEASDEPERVGTLDRSKKGQAAPDFAFLDPSGKQVTLAAFRGKPLLLNLWATWCAPCVREMPTLDRLAVREGEKLQVLVVSQDLEGAEKVTPFFEKAKFAALQPYLDPGVKFSTGYGVNLPTTILYDAEGKEMWRVSGDMDWDGETAAAWIAEAG, via the coding sequence TTGCGCTCGACGATCGCGCTTCTCCTTATTACGGGCCTTGGTATTGCGGGCTGCGATAAGCCCAAGGCGCCCGACCCGCAAGCAACCGCAACTGTCGCCGCCGAAAGCACGGCTGGGGCGGAAGCTTCGGACGAACCCGAGCGCGTCGGCACGCTCGACCGGAGCAAGAAGGGGCAGGCCGCGCCGGACTTCGCCTTTCTCGATCCGTCGGGAAAGCAGGTGACGCTGGCGGCATTCCGCGGCAAGCCGCTACTCCTCAACCTCTGGGCCACCTGGTGCGCTCCGTGCGTCCGCGAAATGCCGACGCTCGACCGGCTCGCGGTGCGCGAGGGGGAGAAACTGCAGGTGCTGGTGGTCAGCCAGGACCTGGAGGGCGCGGAGAAAGTTACGCCCTTCTTTGAGAAGGCGAAATTCGCCGCGCTCCAGCCCTATCTCGACCCCGGCGTCAAATTTTCGACCGGCTATGGCGTCAACCTGCCGACGACGATCCTCTACGACGCTGAGGGTAAGGAAATGTGGCGGGTGTCCGGCGACATGGACTGGGACGGCGAGACTGCGGCTGCGTGGATTGCGGAGGCGGGCTAG
- a CDS encoding endonuclease domain-containing protein, which produces MLQGAVETNRRARILRKTMSLPEVLLWVALKKRPDGLKFRKQHPSGPYVADFYCHEARMIVEVDGAAHDCGDRPERDERRDAWFAERGLDVMRIPARELLNDCDAVVRGVVARAAERRATGEE; this is translated from the coding sequence ATGCTGCAAGGGGCGGTCGAAACCAATCGGCGCGCCAGGATCTTACGAAAGACAATGTCGCTGCCCGAGGTACTTTTATGGGTGGCGCTCAAGAAGCGTCCGGACGGCTTGAAGTTCAGAAAGCAGCATCCGTCAGGACCCTATGTCGCCGATTTCTACTGTCACGAAGCGCGTATGATCGTGGAGGTGGATGGGGCGGCGCATGATTGCGGTGATCGGCCGGAGCGCGATGAGCGACGCGACGCCTGGTTTGCCGAACGAGGGCTGGACGTGATGCGGATACCAGCCCGCGAGTTGCTGAACGATTGCGATGCGGTCGTTCGAGGGGTTGTTGCTCGTGCCGCCGAACGGCGCGCAACGGGGGAGGAATAA